ATCTAATATTCAGGTGGGGTTTTTCTATTGCCTTCCTTCAAACTTCTTGCCAAATGTCTTCagtcaatattttttcttcctgattTAGAGGCCTACATTGGAGTTTCCAATGATTTTCAGAGGTTAAACTGTCTGAACTAAAATGATTGCTATATATCTTACAAATGGATGACCATTGTTTAGTATTTTAGATTCATCTACATTCTAGATTCTCTGTCTCtattggagaaagaaaaaaatttcaccaCTTCCCTTTCCCTAAGCAATAAAGAGATAGACACAGGTTAAAGAGTGTAACTTATGAGTGAAATCAGGGATTTAAACTGTTAGGAAATGTTGTAAACATTGGCATATTGTGTGGAAAATAGTCTGATTAATAAAATGCTTTTTAcagtaatacatttattttacatttatgtttgtGTAAAATTTGAAGAGCATTTAAAAGAGCTATATTGTAGATGATCAAAGGAACTTGTAGTTAATGGAGAATAATGAAGTTTTaatactaattatttcataatatttaatatttttatatacaaataaGCATGTTTGTACTCTTTCAGATcatagctaaaatttatttgaagtATTAAATACTTtgcaatatttatatatgttttataaatttagaTAACCTTGATCAACCTCTTCTCCACAGATTTTTCGGATAAGTTTCTCAATTTATTCTGGGTAAATTATTTCCAGGAGATGTTTACTGTATTTTTCCTGTTCTGATATCATTTCCTTAGAATATCAGTGATCTAAGAGGAGAACATATTCTCAATTTCAGAAACATTAAGTTGTATGAGTTCATGTCTATTGGATGTTTTGAGTtcctaaatttaaataattaggaTACAATTTAGAAGAATTTATTCCCTACTGCTTTTAgagcttcttttacttccttatttctcAAGCTATAGATCAGGGGGTTCAACATGGGAATCACAATTCCATAAAATATGGAGGCAACTTTCATAGGCTCCTGGGAATTATTAGAATGAGGTTGTAAGTACATGTAAAAGAAAGTTCCATAGAAAATGGTGACTGCTGTCAGGTGGGAGGTACATGTGGAGAAGGCTTTTTTCCTCCCTGCAGTAGAAGGCACCTTTAGGATGGAAGCCAGGATGTATATATAAGAGAAGATGACAACCGACATAGTGAATGTCAAGTTAAATCCCACAAAGACAACAAGAAGCATGAGGTTGATGCCAATGTCAGAGCATGAAATGGCAATAATTGGGACAGCATCACAAAAAAAGTGATTAATGGTGTGGGACTTGCAGAAGGACAGTGAAAATGTAAAACCTGTGTGTATTGAAGAATTTATTGAGCCAATTACGTATGAACCAGCTACCAGTTGGATGCATACTGTGCGGGACATGACTGTGGAATAGTGAAGTGGTTTACAGATGGCTACATAACGGTCCACTGCCATAGCAGCCAGGAGGTAACAGTCatttgtagcaaatgttccataAACCCATCCTTGCATTACACATCCCATTAatgaaattgatttattttctaatatgaGATTTTGCAATGTCTTCGGAGTGATTGCAGTGGTATAACAGATATCAACAAATGCCAAATTCtgtaggaaaaagtacatgggtgtttgAAGTCTGGAATCTGCTTTGATGAGTAGGATCATTCCAATATTGCCCACCATGGAGGTCACATAGATGAGTAGAAATACAATGAAGAGGACATGCCGAAACCTGTGTTGGGCACTAAATCCCAGTAGAAAGAATTCAGTCACTTCAGTGCCATTTCCATGTGTCATGGCTGCCATTGTCTAGGATTGTCTAAGAAAAGAAGACAGATCTTTGTGACATCTCAAAATCAAAATATTCTTAAGTTTCAGTTAACctttttgatttggatttttatgGCAAACATTCACAGTTGGGTTATTGCTTTCCAGATTATTTGCTCTTTCTTTGATTTGAAATCCCTGAATTAGCAGTTGCAGTTTAGTAACAGATTCATTTACAAAATTAGGAAGCTTTTCAGAGAAGAAGACTGACTTCTAATATGTGTGGTTTTAAGAAACAAAGGTGATCACAATCTCCCTACCATGTTAAATAATATCCATACTTGCATCAGTTAATATGCAAATATTATTATGTACCAATTAAGCAACTTATAATTTTTCTCAGCTCTTTACAATCTTAATCCTGGTCCAAGTTCTTTACATTAGTAGCCTTAGCAAAAGAGGAATTTTCCCTGAGATATCTTTAAGGGTCACATGAGTTTCTTGCCCTCCCCAGCCAATGAGAACAAATTCCTAAaagattttcaattcttttttttcctcttcactgGATGAATATTGCACTATGAAACTTTGGGAGCCTTATTTTGGAATATCTAGATGATTTATAAGACACCATGTTAAATTTGTATTTCAGATATactacaaataatttttagtgtAAGTGTGTCCTAAATTTTTTATGGGATATTTATAGTGAAAAATTACTCACTATttcttgaaattcaaatttaaaaagatctacTGCATTTATACTTGCTAAGTGGCAACTCGACATATATTGCTGGGGCTCATCCTCAAGGCTAGGTTTTGAATGACCATGGACCTGAGTCTCCTGCCAGCAAGCCATTTGTTGCTTAAtatcctctttttttaattgcagaacttgtaggtttacaaaaaagtcatgtaaaaaatacagtgctCTGATATAGCCCCTAAACATTGATAGTTTGCATTACTTGGTGCCCATGTTAaagagatgaaagaatattaaaatattactgttcactCTAGtctagtttgcattaggtgtgttTTTCCCCATATAGCACCCTagtgtacatttgttatagttaatGAAAGAACACTCATATTTGCACTATTAATAACAGGCATCATTCACAGAAATGTTCAGTTATACAGCCCTATGTTTTACCTTCaaattttccttctagtaactTTCATGaccaaaattttcccttttaaccacattcacaaacacaattcaccactgttaattacactcaaaataatgtgctgccatcaccgctacccatttccaaatatttaaattcaacctaagtagaaattctgcacaaaatacCTCAGATCCCTATTCTTTACCCCCACTCAATTACGTGGaaagctatattctagattctgattctatgagttttgtATGAAGGGCTACATTAATTTAGATATGAGTGCAGCTGACTTTAATAAGGAAATGGACCCAAATGCCAGAATCTTAACTAGAATAAAAAAGGTTTATTTAAATAATGCCTCATGTCCTTTACAGAATGCTAGAGgaacaagttttgtttttttcttttaaatccttttcagaattaaaaagtgTCCATTTGGTTTAAAGAAAATTCAGCAATTCAAACAGACAGGAAAGTCTGTTATCCTGGTGAGTTAGTTTCATTCAGAGTCTTCAAGACATTATAGTCAGTTTTTAGGGTGATCTTCTGTGATAAAAGTCAGAGTTAATAGCATCAAGAGAAAGATGCAAACCAAtacaatttgttttaaattaatgaacTATTTCATATTGTTGATGATCTAGGACCTTTCTGAAAGTGTGAGGCTTTTAATTTTGCTCTAAATATATGTTTGTGATTGTACCAGGTGGAGACTCTAACTGCAGGGGAAGGCATCTCCAAGTTGAAGAAGTCACCTGAACAAAAGCATGGTGATGTTGCCCCAGAAGCAAAGAAGGAGAATCAAAATGGACCCACAATTATATACAATTAGGGTGGGAATGCTCTAATTATCAGCAGTTTCTACATTAAACCTCAGATTACTTTTTCTGTACTCCTTTCTGAGATACTCTTAGCTACAGGAAACATTGAGTCTAGACTTGGTCTCTCTTTATACAAACTGTTAGCTGGTTATTAAGAGTAGTTATTTCACTAAAAACTTGAACAGGGCATTGACAGTATTTGAGCCATTGCTTTAGATGTTGAATGTCTGAAGGTTCCTCACTCACTGCATCTGCAGGTTGCTACTCCGTTTCCACTTCTGATTTTCTGAAGGTGAAATGCTGCACAAAACCAAAGTTAAACTTACTGGTGAACTTCTCCAACTTCTGTTCTTGCATTTTCCTTCAGATACTACAGACATATGTGTCTACTTAGAAAAACTGCAATAGGAGTTGCTTCTTTAAAGCCATATTTATTGACAATATTCCTTTCTACAGCTGCTGCAGGAAGGTGGATTCCTAGGTGATATTTTTTTATCTGCTACATACAGGGGTCTTATTATGTGAGTTGTAGTATTAGCACTTATCCCCAAGAGAATTTAGACTCATCTAGCTGATTTCAGTGCATAGAGGTGAGAGTCccattgagactttttttttttttttttttttttttttttttttttgtaatccagTCTCTCTCCTTTGGGATTTTGTCTTGTTTGCATCCATGATCTTAGGGAACATCAGTGGCTTAAGATTCTGAAAAAAATGgtttggaatcctgtattttctgcTTCCAGTAaatttcatcttcattagctgtaAAATAGAGCCAATGATCCCATGCAAGTCTTCCTTAATGAtataaaagcaagaaaggaatGTGCATGCATGTACATTTTGAACTTGAGGGGCATTGCACATGAGAGGGATTATCATTGTTAGGATTCTCCAAAGCTTTTGGTGCATCAGCTGTTGTTTTTGGCACATACTTCAAATATTGTCAAAGCCTGACAATTCCAAGAATGCAACTGAAGTAGCATCCCCATCATTAGTGAAAAAAGACATTCATGTGTTTTTCT
This genomic stretch from Choloepus didactylus isolate mChoDid1 chromosome 6, mChoDid1.pri, whole genome shotgun sequence harbors:
- the LOC119538258 gene encoding putative olfactory receptor 5AK3, which produces MTHGNGTEVTEFFLLGFSAQHRFRHVLFIVFLLIYVTSMVGNIGMILLIKADSRLQTPMYFFLQNLAFVDICYTTAITPKTLQNLILENKSISLMGCVMQGWVYGTFATNDCYLLAAMAVDRYVAICKPLHYSTVMSRTVCIQLVAGSYVIGSINSSIHTGFTFSLSFCKSHTINHFFCDAVPIIAISCSDIGINLMLLVVFVGFNLTFTMSVVIFSYIYILASILKVPSTAGRKKAFSTCTSHLTAVTIFYGTFFYMYLQPHSNNSQEPMKVASIFYGIVIPMLNPLIYSLRNKEVKEALKAVGNKFF